The genomic interval CCGTATACTGCGTTATCGCGCTCGCTGAAGGGGACGTCCTCGGACTTGCCGTAGACCTCCGAGGAGGAGGCGAGGAAGACGGGGGTTCCGTCCTCGGCGGCGGCTTCGAGGACGTTCTCTGTTCCCCGGAGGTTGGTTTCGAGGGAGGTAAGGGGGTTTTCGACGATGTGTTTCACGCCGACTGCAGCTGCTAGGTGATAGACGGCATCGGCGTCGGTGACGGCGTTCGCGACGGTTTCGGTGTCGCGGACATCGGCACGGAGAACTTCGACGCGAGTGTCGTCTCGCAGATGTTCGATGTTCGATTCTGTTCCCGTAGAAAAAATATCGAGCAAGACAATTTCTTCGGCAGTTTCCGCAAGTAGCTGGTCGGCGAGGTGAGACCCGATAAACCCGCCTCCGCCAGTGATCAGGTGTGTCATTGTTCGCTCCCAATCACTTGCCCCATATAATTATAGCGAACATTGGCGACGTAGTTGAGAGAAGGCAAAACTCATTATGCCCACTTAGACACTACTTTCTATGGCGGATTCCGAAGATGGCGCTTCGTTGTTGGTCGTTACGCAGTACTTCCCGCCGGAGACGGGGGCTCCCGCATCTCGGTTCGACGAACTCACGAAGCGGTGGTCCGAGTCGGGTAACGACGTTACGGTTCTCACGTCGGCCCCCGACTATCCGGAAGGTGAACTCTACGACGGGTACCAGAACGAGTGGCTCCATCGTGAACGGAGAGATGGTGTTGACGTCGTAATGACTAAGACGTTCCCTGCGTCGAACGTCGGGTTCTTTCGACGTGCGCTCAAGTTCATGTGGTTTATGATTATCTCGGTCCTCGTTGGAGTTCGGCTCGAGAAACCGGACGTGGTCGTTGCAACGTCCCCGCAACCGCTCGTTGGCGTTTCGGGATGGTTAGTTGCCCGGGTGAGACGCGCCAAGTTCGTCTTCGAGGTCAGAGATCTCTGGCCGGAGTCGATCTCCGCAGCAGGTGACGTGGACAACAGATTACTATATGCATCGCTCGAAGCGATATCGTCGTTCCTGTACCGACATGCAGATCGAGTCGTCGTCGTGTCACAAGAGTTCGAGAGATCGATAGTAGCGGCTGGAGCATCTTCGGAAGATATCCTCTACCATCCAAATGGCGTGGACGTGTCGTTCTTCGAAGACGCCAGCGAACCTGAATTTGCTAATCGGTCGCTCTCCGACTACTTCGTCGTATCGTACATCGGGACAATCGGGCGAGCGCACGGATTATCCGTCGTTCTGGATTCGGCGGCGGAACTACCATCCGAGTCGAAGTACGATGATGTTCTCTTTCTGTTCGTCGGATTCGGTGCACAAGCCGAGACACTACAGAGACGAGCCTCCGAACAGGGGCTCGACAACGTCGTCTTTGCTGGCAGAAGGCCGAAGGAAGAAGTTCCCGAATTCCTGTCTGTTTCGGACGTCTCTCTGGTGCATCTCAAGGATCGCGACCTGTTTAGGACGGTTATCCCTTCGAAGATGTTCGAGTCGATGGCTGCGGGCGTGCCGATAGTCCTTGGCGTGAAGGGTGAGGCGAAGCGTATCCTTACCGAGGCAAACGCAGGTGTGACGATGGAACCGGAAGATCCACAGGACTTGACCTCTGCAGTACGGCATCTTTACGACGAGAGTGGGCGCCGGACTGAGTTTGGTTCGAATGGAGCCGACTTCGTCCGAGAGAACTTCGATTGGGACGCCATCGCTACGGAGTACGAACAGGACCTGTTAGTGCTCGCATCTTCTCGTACCGAGGCGTCAGAGCCGAATGTCGGGGAGCCAAATAACACCGCTTAAGTAGTCGTAGTGGCCACCGGGTGCGTAGTAGCAATGGATGACAGCCAACCCGAAGTTACATTCGTTCTAGGCACCCGTCCGGAGATCATCAAGCTCAGCCCGCTTATCCGCGAATGTGAGCGTCGAAACCTTTCATTTAGTATTATCCATACTGGACAGCACTATTCCGACTCGCTTGACGAAGTCTTCTTCAGCCGTCTCGATCTCCCAGACCCGGACCACAATCTCCAGGTTGGGTCCAAGTCACAGGGTCAACAGACGGGTGAGATGATAATCGGAATCGAGCGGATTCTGACGGAGGAACGGCCCGACGTCGTACTGGTTCAGGGGGACACGAACTCGGTGTTAGCAGGGGGAATCGCCACCAGTAAACTGGATATCGCACTCGGCCATGTCGAGGCCGGGCTACGGAGTTTCGACAGGCAGATGCCCGAAGAGATAAACCGGGTCGTCACCGACCACGTCGCGGACTACCTGTTCGCTCCGACGGAAAATTCTCGGGAATACCTTCAGACGGAGAACGTCCCGAATAACCAGATATACGTCACGGGAAACACGATTGTCGATGCGGTTGCGGAACATACGGAACTTGCTGACGAGAAGAGTACGGTGCTTTCAGATTTGGAACTGACCGCTGGTGAGTTCGTTCTCCTGACCGCCCATCGCGCCGAGAACGTTGATGATGAAGCGCGGTTCGCCGATCTTCTGGAAGGTGTCACACGGTTCGCCAAGCAACACAATCTGCCTGTCGTGTATCCGATTCATCCGAGGGCGGAAAATCGACTCGAAGCGTTCGGATTAAGTGTCCCCAACTGGATTCGGTGCGTCGAACCCCAAGGCTTCCTCGATTTCCTAAAACTGGAACAGTCGGCCAGGTTGATACTCACTGACTCGGGGGGCGTTCAGGAGGAAGCCTGTATTCTCGGAACGCCGTGTGTAACCCTCCGGGAAAATACCGAGCGCCCAGAGACGATCGATGTCGAGGCGAACCGACTTGCGGGAACCGATCCGGACAGTATCGTATCTCACGCCTCAGCGATGTACAGACGGAACGATATCTGGAAGAACCCCTTCGGTGACGGAGACGCCGCCGTGCAGATATTAGAGACGCTAGATTCGGAACTCGACCTAGAGACACCACGGGAGGTCAATCAGCTGTGACGGTCTGCGTCCACGGACTCGGATACATCGGTCTCCCGACCGCCGCGGTGTTGGCCAACGCCGGGGAGAGGGTTTTGGGATACGACGCGTCGCAATCGGTTCGAGAGTCGCTCAAGAACGGGACGGTACACGTAGACGAGCCGGGACTGACGGGACTCGTCAAGCGTGAAGTCGAAACGGGGAACCTCGAGGTTGTCACAGAGCCCGAATCTGCGGATGTACACGTCGTCTGCGTGCCGACACCGTTCGACGAGGACCGCAAGGAACCCGACCTCAGTTACGTCGAGCAATGCGGCGAGACCATCGCAGAGATTCTTCGGCCCGGCGACACTGTCGTCCTCGAATCGACTGTTCCGCCCGGAACGACGACCGACGTATTTCGACCGCTCCTCGAATCTTCGGGCCTCGTCGCAGGCGAGGACTTCGGGCTCGCTCACTGCCCGGAGACAGTGCTTCCCGGGAACATACTCACCGAACTGAAACGGAACGACCGGGTAATCGGTGGCGTCGATGCGGCATCGTGTGACGTTGCGATTGCATTGTACGAAACGTTCGTCGATGGTGATTTGCGGACGACCGACGCTACGACCGCGGAGTTCGTGAAGTTGATCCAGAATACCTTCCGTGACACGAACATTGCATTTGCAAACGAGGTAGCGAA from Halorussus salilacus carries:
- a CDS encoding glycosyltransferase family 4 protein, coding for MADSEDGASLLVVTQYFPPETGAPASRFDELTKRWSESGNDVTVLTSAPDYPEGELYDGYQNEWLHRERRDGVDVVMTKTFPASNVGFFRRALKFMWFMIISVLVGVRLEKPDVVVATSPQPLVGVSGWLVARVRRAKFVFEVRDLWPESISAAGDVDNRLLYASLEAISSFLYRHADRVVVVSQEFERSIVAAGASSEDILYHPNGVDVSFFEDASEPEFANRSLSDYFVVSYIGTIGRAHGLSVVLDSAAELPSESKYDDVLFLFVGFGAQAETLQRRASEQGLDNVVFAGRRPKEEVPEFLSVSDVSLVHLKDRDLFRTVIPSKMFESMAAGVPIVLGVKGEAKRILTEANAGVTMEPEDPQDLTSAVRHLYDESGRRTEFGSNGADFVRENFDWDAIATEYEQDLLVLASSRTEASEPNVGEPNNTA
- the wecB gene encoding non-hydrolyzing UDP-N-acetylglucosamine 2-epimerase, which codes for MDDSQPEVTFVLGTRPEIIKLSPLIRECERRNLSFSIIHTGQHYSDSLDEVFFSRLDLPDPDHNLQVGSKSQGQQTGEMIIGIERILTEERPDVVLVQGDTNSVLAGGIATSKLDIALGHVEAGLRSFDRQMPEEINRVVTDHVADYLFAPTENSREYLQTENVPNNQIYVTGNTIVDAVAEHTELADEKSTVLSDLELTAGEFVLLTAHRAENVDDEARFADLLEGVTRFAKQHNLPVVYPIHPRAENRLEAFGLSVPNWIRCVEPQGFLDFLKLEQSARLILTDSGGVQEEACILGTPCVTLRENTERPETIDVEANRLAGTDPDSIVSHASAMYRRNDIWKNPFGDGDAAVQILETLDSELDLETPREVNQL
- a CDS encoding nucleotide sugar dehydrogenase; protein product: MTVCVHGLGYIGLPTAAVLANAGERVLGYDASQSVRESLKNGTVHVDEPGLTGLVKREVETGNLEVVTEPESADVHVVCVPTPFDEDRKEPDLSYVEQCGETIAEILRPGDTVVLESTVPPGTTTDVFRPLLESSGLVAGEDFGLAHCPETVLPGNILTELKRNDRVIGGVDAASCDVAIALYETFVDGDLRTTDATTAEFVKLIQNTFRDTNIAFANEVAKIAAEHGIDSRTAIELANEHPRVGILNPGPGVGGHCLPVDPWFLVQSSTTSELIETARQVNHSMIDYVIDELDQRVDGLAGRQIAVLGVAYKGDVDDARRSPGLDLSQKLQQRTDGRIDVRLHDPHVVDQVLDLQPLERALDGADATVIVTDHSDFAELRPTEVAEQMAGTLVFDTRAMLDAPKWESAGLEIVRI